Genomic DNA from Providencia sp. PROV188:
AACTGATTGGTGTTCCGTACACTATCGTCATTGGTGATCGTAATTTAGATACTAACCAAGTTGAATATAAATCACGCCGCAGTGATGACAAACAACTAGTTGGTTTAGATAACGTCGTTAGCTTCCTAAAAGAAAAATTAGCTAAATAACCGTTACGTTAGCCTAAATAAAAAGCTCAGAGTTCAGTTTTACTGTCTCTGAGCTTTTTTATTACCACTAAGCCTTTTTACAATATAACCAAAACGAATTCAGGTTATTTGCAGGAGCGGGTTTTATCAAACTGAATATTCCCTGTAGGAATAAATGCAGAATCAAATTGACCGTCTTCCATTGATGGGCGAATTGAATAGAAACCATCCACTTCTAAATACACTGGCGTACCGCCATCCACATCGGTATCACTATAGGCTTTCTCTAGCTCAATACCTGACGTTGCATATTTACGCCCAGAACCACATTCAGTAAATACAGCGGCATCCGCCATATAACGATATTCGCCACGCTTTTTACTTGGAGTGACCTGTTTTAAGGTATGGTTCATTGAGCTCTCAATCGCCTTGCCTTCTAAATCTAGCAGTGTGATTGACTGGTTATCAGGAGATTGTGCAAAGTATGTACGTTCTGCTTTTGAGTTAGTTAATGTTAATACATTTTCCGTGCTAGACCAGTTACCTGTTTCATGGAACATTTGGTTCCCTTCACGGGTTTCTAAATAAAGCAGTTGCTCAACATAGCTACCATCTGGATTAACTAATAGTGTTGCTTCAATTCCCGAACAATCCGCACAAGGAAGTACACCACTATAAACATGGTCTACAGGCGCAAAATTTGCTTCATTGACACTACTTTGACAGCCGGATAATGCCACAGCACCCGCTGAAATAAGAGCTAATAAAAGTACTTTCTTCATTATAATTCCCTTCAGATCATTCAATTATCACTGTTTCGCTTATTAAGACATCATAACATCTCAACCAATAAAAAAATAAGGTATGCAAAAGTTTACAATCGGATAAATAACCAGCTAAAGATATCAGTTTAGTGAATAAGAATTTTCCTTTTCCCACGTCACTGATTATAGTTATTAAATTACTATGCTATTATCGAGCCAAGCACTTTTGATTTAGCTTTTTATTTCATCGGTAAATGCTTAGCCGATAATGCTTAGTCGATAAATGCTAGAGTTTTTAGATAATACAAACATGTTCAAGGCGGCAATAACCGCCACTAACACAGTGGTGAGGGAATATGTCTACAGATAATGAATATCAACCAATCAATTGTGATGATTACGAATATCTAGAAATCGCATGCCAGCGTCAATTAAAGCTGCAAATTAAGCTTAATGACGGCGAGAATATTGAAGGGCAAGCCAGTGATTTGCTCCTACGAAAAAAAATTGAGTACCTCGTCCTGATCACACAGGAAGGCACTAAGGAGCTAAGACTGGATATTATCTCATCCTTCAGTCATCCTGAAATCGGCACTATCGTTGTCGACCACTCCCACTAATACTCGTTTTTCTGAGTTTCTTCTATGCCCCTTATGATAGTCACAGTCATAAGGGGTTTCTACTTTTTGGGTAGTCTATGCAGCTTATTCGCAGGAAAACTCATTGGTATTTATCCAATGTTCGGAATTTTGCCAATCAATAGCAATCCCAACAGTGTCTTCTCCCACAAATCCATCAGGAGTAATAAAACATCCCACGGCACAAATTAGTGTTTCGTTATAGTAAATCAGCGGGGTTCTTTCTCGCATCCATGGAGCAACACCCAATTCTTGCCAAATCTTTTTACTACTGCGTGAATGATGGCGACCAACAATATTTAGTGAGCCTTGCAATCCAAAGCGAATTGTCACTTTTTCCGTTTCTTGTGGTGGGCGGATCTGCCCTTCTCCATCCATCACAACCAGTGTTCCCAGTGATTCAGGTAAGAGATAAGCCTCTGGATAATTCCACTGATACTGTTTTCCCATCAGGCTATTAATGCGCTTAACCACCCACAGAGCCCCTTGATAACGGCGAATTTCCACATCACCCAAGCGACAGATAGGTTCTGCATCCTGCCGGGCAAGTGCCACTTCCTGCCAAATTCGTTCTAATTGATTAAATGGCGGCATAGCAAGTTGGTGAAGACCAATCCATCTGCGGATCAAGGCGTTACGCTTGGCTACTGAACAATGGATAAGCCCATCGATGTATAATCCACCGCGATAATCAATAATGTCATCAAGGGAATCTTGTAGCAGTTCATCCAGTAATGCTTCTTGTTCTGCGCATAATAATGCGCTTCGGGAAACTGCATTCGCAAAATGAGGCCAGCGTTCAGATAATCTTGGCATAATATTCAAACGCAAGAAGTTACGATCATATCGGTCATCTTGATTACTATCATCTTCAACCCAAGGAAGTTGATGTTCCGTTCGATAGTTTTCTAATTCATGGCGAGAAATAGAAAGCAAAGGACGTAATAGAACTGTTTTTCCACTTTTTGCTTGAAAAGAAAGTGATTCCGGCATCGCGGAAAGCCCTGCGGGGCCGCTTCCGCGTTTAAGTGCCAGCATAAAGGTTTCTGCTTGGTCATCAAGATGCTGAGCCGTCACCAAAATTTCATCTTCGAGTAGCTCATCACGATATGCCTGATAACGTTCAGTTCTTGCAGCCGCTTCAACACCAATCTGAGCGCTATCTACAGTTACATGCTGGCAAATAAACGGAATATCCCATTGTTGGCATAATGAAGCGCAGTGAGCTTCCCATTTGTCCGCTTGAATATTTAAACCATGATGAATATGAATTGCGCGGATTTGGAGTAAAGGATTTATGCTATTTTTGATTTGATAAAGGGCATGCAACAGTACGGTAGAATCAATGCCACCACTGAATCCAACCAGAATTTTTTGATAGTTTTTTATTTTACTGTAAACGTGCTCAACAATAATTGCTGATTTTTCGGCCATTAACCTGCCCTTCCCCATTATTTTTACGATTTTTCTAGCGCTAGAACATAATATACCGAACATAATCACAAGAAAAATCTGCATCAATATTTAAGGATATTCAGATGTAAATGGGGTGCAAGGGAAAAGATATCGAGTTAGCAAGAAAAACCCCGCCTAAGCGGGGAAGAAAAAATTAACGGTACCACTACAATGCAATATTACCGCTTTAGTTCTATGTCAGCCGATGTACCTCTTACCGAGTTTCCGTTTTCGAACTGAATGACAATAGTCATATAAATGGTGTCTCCAATACTGCTAACTGCATTAGTCCCAAACTTAATCGAACTGCCATCATCAGTTACTGGTGAATTAATTTCAGTCTTACCACCAATAGAATAATGCATTGATTTCTTTCTATAACCACTTCTTTTTAGGTATTCATGAGTGCTTATTGACCTAGGCTGGCCATAACCAAGGTGTGCATAGTCTATCTCCATATTGTATCCATATCCGGAACGATCCCCTATCTGGTTGCCGTTAAATATCCGTATTTTGGATGACTCCAGTATTTTTTCTACTGTGACTTTATTCGATTGAGCTTCAATCCCCGTATTCGGCGTACCACTTAGTGCGCGAGGGGTGACGTTAAAAGAAATTGTGCACCCTACATCGACGTCTTTTATGGTATACGTTTTGGTCGTCGTCAGATTTTGAATATAGCACTTTGGATAATTAAGGTTCTGAACATTGATTAATAAAAATGAAAACTAAAGTATGAGCCATAAAAAACGGGAGCTGGCTAAACCGACTCCCGTTTCAAAATAGGCTGGATTACACTTAATAGGTTAGCTAATTAGCAGTAACCATATCCCATCAGACGTTGATAACGACGATTTTTCAATGCTTCTTCATCCAGAGTTTCTAACTCATTCAAGTCTTGCGTGATTTGTGCTTTCAGAGATTCCGCAATTTCATCGTAATTACGATGAGCGCCGCCCAGAGGTTCAGGGATCACGCTATCAATCAGCTTCAGCTCTTTCAAGCGAGGCGCCGTAATACCCATCGCGTCAGCCGCTAATGGTGCTTTATCAGCACTTTTCCACAGAATAGATGCACAACCTTCTGGTGAGATAACGGAATAAGTGCTGTATTGCAGCATATTCACTTTATCACCCACACCAATCGCTAACGCACCACCTGAACCGCCTTCACCGATCACGGTACAGATCACCGGAACGGATAAGCGAGACATTTCACGTAAGTTACGCGCAATCGCTTCGGATTGACCGCGCTCTTCTGCACCAACACCCGGATATGCACCCGGTGTATCGATAAACGTAATAATTGGCAGGTTAAAACGCTCAGCCATTTCCATCAGACGCAGTGCTTTACGGTAGCCTTCTGGTGCTGGCATACCAAAGTTACGGCGAATTTTCTCTTTCGTTTCACGACCTTTTTGATGACCAATAACCATCACAGGGCGCCCATCTAAACGAGCTAAACCACCAATAATCGCTTTGTCATCGGCATACGCACGATCACCCGCTAATTCTTGGTAATCTGTAAAAATGCGAGAAATGTAATCCAAAGAGTATGGACGACGAGGGTGACGAGCGAGTTTAGCAATTTGCCAAGCCCCCAGATCAGAGAAAATCTTACGTGTCAGTTCAACACTTTTTTCACGTAAACGAGCAACCTCTTCATCCAGGTTGACTTCTAAGTTGTTATCTTGACGGCTAACTGCAGTTAGGGAATCGATTTTCGCCTCTAATTCAGCAATCGGCTGTTCAAAATCAAGAAAGTCCAGACTCATAATATTCCTATTTTAGTCAAATTCTAATTCTACCTGCTCACTACCCAGCAGAGTTCGAAGGTCGTTCAGAAGGGGATCCACGGGTGTTACACGCCAAACAACGCCAAACTTAAGCTTAGCTCTGGCATCATCCTTCTGATAATACAAGTGAACCGGTATCGTGCCTGAACGGTGAGGTTCAAGCGCATTACGAAGCCGATTCAGTAATTGATCGTTAATCTGTTTATCGGACAGTGAAATTGCAAGGCCGCGCGCATACTTTTCCCTTGCTTCTCCGATATCCATCAATTCGCGCACTGTCATTTTATTACCACCATTGAAATCATCAAAGCTGACCTGACCGGTGGCAATTAAAATATTGTCTTTTTCCAACATATGTTGGTATTTATCCAGCGCATCTGAAAATAACATAATATCCAGACGACCGGAACGATCATCGAGTGTGCAAATCCCAATTCGGTTTCCACGTTTGGTTGTGATCACTTTGGCAGAGAGCACTAAACCTACCACAGTTGTCACTTGACCACGAGGGGTTGGGTTCACATCTTTCAATCTCAAACCATTTGTATAACGCTCTATCTCACTTAAGTATCGCGTTATTGGGTGACCTGTCAAATAGAGCCCCAAAGTTTCGCGCTCACCTTCTAGCACAACTTGCTCAGGCCACTTCGGCACACTCGCATAAGAACTTTCAACCTGCTCAGGGGCTTCTGCAAGCACCCCAAACATATCCCCTTGCCCGATAGCTTCTGCTTTCGCATGCTGATCTGCCGCTTTTAATGCGTCTTCAAGGGATGACATCAACGCCGCTCGGTGAGGACCTAAATGATCGAATGCCCCTGCCATGATCAGCTTTTCCATCACTCGGCGGTTAATCTTTTTAATATCCACTCGAGCACAAAGATCGAAAATTTCTTTAAAGATCCCGCCTTGTTGGCGAGCTTCAATAATCGCTTCGATTGGGCCTTCTCCAACGCCTTTAATTGCGCCGATGCCGTAAACTATCTCACCTTCATCATTCACATGGAAGTGATATAACCCACTATTGATATCTGGTGGCAATACTTTCAAGTCCATACGCCAACATTCATCAACCAGTCCGACTACTTTTTCCGTGTTATCCATATCCGCAGTCATTACTGCAGCCATAAATTCAGCCGGATAGTGGGCTTTTAGCCATAATGTTTGGTACGAAACCAGCGCATAGGCAGCGGAGTGTGATTTGTTAAATCCATAACCGGCGAATTTTTCCACCAAGTCAAAGATTTTCATCGACAACTCACCATCTACCCCGTTTTTGATGGAACCTTCCTCAAAAACGGAGCGCTGTTTTGCCATTTCTTCAGGTTTCTTTTTACCCATCGCACGACGCAACATATCCGCGCCACCGAGGGTATAACCGGCTAAAACCTGAGCAATCTGCATAACCTGTTCTTGGTATAGGATAATACCATAAGTTGGCTCTAGAACAGGTTTTAATGATTCGTGCTGCCAATTTACATCAGGATATGAGATCTCTTCACGACCATGTTTACGGTCGATAAAGTTATCTACCATCCCCGATTGCAGCGGACCTGGGCGGAATAACGCCACCAGAGCGATCATATCTTCAAAACAGTCCGGTTGCAGGCGTTTAATCAGATCCTTCATTCCTCGGGATTCTAATTGGAATACCGCCGTGGTTTCTGAACGCTGCAACATGTCGAAGCTTTTCTTATCCTGTAAAGGAATAGCTGCAATATCAATCGGCTCTAAATTTTTCTTGGCTCGACGGGCATTGATCATCTCCAATGCCCAGTTAATAATGGTCAGCGTACGCAGACCTAGGAAGTCGAATTTTACCAAGCCAGCATATTCGACATCGTTTTTATCGAATTGTGTAACGGGGTTATTGCCTTCAGCATCGCAATAGAGCGGTGCAAAATCCGTAATTTTAGTTGGTGCAATAACTACCCCACCGGCGTGCTTACCGGCGTTACGCGTTACCCCTTCAAGCTTACGCGCCATATCGATTAGCGCTTTAACCTCTTCATCTGCTTCATAAATTTCAGGCAGCTGCGGTTCTGCTTCAAAGGCTTTTTCAAGGGTCATTCCCGGATCAGGGGGAACGAGTTTAGAAATTCGGTCAACGAAACCATAAGGGTGCCCCAGCACCCGTCCCACGTCACGAATAACAGCTTTTGCTGCCATCGTACCAAAGGTAATAATCTGGGATACCGCGTCTCGCCCATACATTTGAGCAACGTGATCAATAACTTGGTCACGTTTTTCCATACAGAAGTCAACGTCAAAGTCTGGCATTGATACCCGCTCAGGGTTCAAGAAACGCTCAAACAGCAGGTCAAGTTCAAGTGGGTCTAAGTCAGTGATTTTTAGTGCATAAGCCACTAAAGAGCCCGCACCTGAGCCTCGCCCTGGACCAACAGGAACACCGTTATCTTTCGACCACTGAATAAACTCCATTACGATCAAGAAGTAGCCAGGGAATCCCATTTGGTTGATAACGTTGAGTTCGATTTCTAAACGTTCATCATATTCAGGGCGTCTTTCTGCTCGGACTTTTTCATCTGGGAATAAGAATTTAAGGCGCTCTTCCAGACCTTCTTTTGAACGCATAACCAGAAAGTCTTCCGTTTCCATATCCCCTGTCGGGAATTTCGGTAGGAAATATTCACCAAGACGAATAGTGACGTTACAGCGCTTAGCAATCTCTACACTATTTTCTAATGCTTCAGGGATGTCGGCAAACAGCTCGCACATCTCTTCTTCAGTACGTAAGTATTGCTGAGGACTATAATTTTTTGGACGCTTCGGATCGGCTAACGTGAATCCATCATGAATAGCGACACGAATTTCATGGGCATCAAAATCGCTGCTTTCAATGAAACAGACATCGTTGGTAGCCACTACAGGCAGACCACGCTGAGTTGCTAATTCGACAGCAGCATGTAGGTAGCTCTCTTCATCAGGTCGCCCAGTACGAATAAGCTCAAGATAGTAAGCATCAGGAAAGTGGGTTTGGTAGAACGCTAAACTTTCATCCACTAGTGCTTGGTTACCGCGGAGTAAAAACTGCCCCACATCCCCTTTTCGACCGCCTGATAGCAGGAGCAAACCCTCTTTATGTTTGACGAGCCAGTCACGATGAATCGTGGGACCAATTGCGCCATAACCTTTTTGGTAAGCTTCGGAGATGAGTAAGGTGAGGTTTTGATAGCCTT
This window encodes:
- a CDS encoding copper resistance protein NlpE N-terminal domain-containing protein codes for the protein MKKVLLLALISAGAVALSGCQSSVNEANFAPVDHVYSGVLPCADCSGIEATLLVNPDGSYVEQLLYLETREGNQMFHETGNWSSTENVLTLTNSKAERTYFAQSPDNQSITLLDLEGKAIESSMNHTLKQVTPSKKRGEYRYMADAAVFTECGSGRKYATSGIELEKAYSDTDVDGGTPVYLEVDGFYSIRPSMEDGQFDSAFIPTGNIQFDKTRSCK
- the rof gene encoding Rho-binding antiterminator; amino-acid sequence: MSTDNEYQPINCDDYEYLEIACQRQLKLQIKLNDGENIEGQASDLLLRKKIEYLVLITQEGTKELRLDIISSFSHPEIGTIVVDHSH
- the tilS gene encoding tRNA lysidine(34) synthetase TilS yields the protein MAEKSAIIVEHVYSKIKNYQKILVGFSGGIDSTVLLHALYQIKNSINPLLQIRAIHIHHGLNIQADKWEAHCASLCQQWDIPFICQHVTVDSAQIGVEAAARTERYQAYRDELLEDEILVTAQHLDDQAETFMLALKRGSGPAGLSAMPESLSFQAKSGKTVLLRPLLSISRHELENYRTEHQLPWVEDDSNQDDRYDRNFLRLNIMPRLSERWPHFANAVSRSALLCAEQEALLDELLQDSLDDIIDYRGGLYIDGLIHCSVAKRNALIRRWIGLHQLAMPPFNQLERIWQEVALARQDAEPICRLGDVEIRRYQGALWVVKRINSLMGKQYQWNYPEAYLLPESLGTLVVMDGEGQIRPPQETEKVTIRFGLQGSLNIVGRHHSRSSKKIWQELGVAPWMRERTPLIYYNETLICAVGCFITPDGFVGEDTVGIAIDWQNSEHWINTNEFSCE
- the accA gene encoding acetyl-CoA carboxylase carboxyl transferase subunit alpha, which gives rise to MSLDFLDFEQPIAELEAKIDSLTAVSRQDNNLEVNLDEEVARLREKSVELTRKIFSDLGAWQIAKLARHPRRPYSLDYISRIFTDYQELAGDRAYADDKAIIGGLARLDGRPVMVIGHQKGRETKEKIRRNFGMPAPEGYRKALRLMEMAERFNLPIITFIDTPGAYPGVGAEERGQSEAIARNLREMSRLSVPVICTVIGEGGSGGALAIGVGDKVNMLQYSTYSVISPEGCASILWKSADKAPLAADAMGITAPRLKELKLIDSVIPEPLGGAHRNYDEIAESLKAQITQDLNELETLDEEALKNRRYQRLMGYGYC
- the dnaE gene encoding DNA polymerase III subunit alpha, which produces MASPRFIHLRVHSDYSMIDGLAKTAPLVKKVAAMGMPAFAITDFTNLCGLVKFYGAAHGAGIKPIIGADFYMESEQLGDEVAHLTVLARNNEGYQNLTLLISEAYQKGYGAIGPTIHRDWLVKHKEGLLLLSGGRKGDVGQFLLRGNQALVDESLAFYQTHFPDAYYLELIRTGRPDEESYLHAAVELATQRGLPVVATNDVCFIESSDFDAHEIRVAIHDGFTLADPKRPKNYSPQQYLRTEEEMCELFADIPEALENSVEIAKRCNVTIRLGEYFLPKFPTGDMETEDFLVMRSKEGLEERLKFLFPDEKVRAERRPEYDERLEIELNVINQMGFPGYFLIVMEFIQWSKDNGVPVGPGRGSGAGSLVAYALKITDLDPLELDLLFERFLNPERVSMPDFDVDFCMEKRDQVIDHVAQMYGRDAVSQIITFGTMAAKAVIRDVGRVLGHPYGFVDRISKLVPPDPGMTLEKAFEAEPQLPEIYEADEEVKALIDMARKLEGVTRNAGKHAGGVVIAPTKITDFAPLYCDAEGNNPVTQFDKNDVEYAGLVKFDFLGLRTLTIINWALEMINARRAKKNLEPIDIAAIPLQDKKSFDMLQRSETTAVFQLESRGMKDLIKRLQPDCFEDMIALVALFRPGPLQSGMVDNFIDRKHGREEISYPDVNWQHESLKPVLEPTYGIILYQEQVMQIAQVLAGYTLGGADMLRRAMGKKKPEEMAKQRSVFEEGSIKNGVDGELSMKIFDLVEKFAGYGFNKSHSAAYALVSYQTLWLKAHYPAEFMAAVMTADMDNTEKVVGLVDECWRMDLKVLPPDINSGLYHFHVNDEGEIVYGIGAIKGVGEGPIEAIIEARQQGGIFKEIFDLCARVDIKKINRRVMEKLIMAGAFDHLGPHRAALMSSLEDALKAADQHAKAEAIGQGDMFGVLAEAPEQVESSYASVPKWPEQVVLEGERETLGLYLTGHPITRYLSEIERYTNGLRLKDVNPTPRGQVTTVVGLVLSAKVITTKRGNRIGICTLDDRSGRLDIMLFSDALDKYQHMLEKDNILIATGQVSFDDFNGGNKMTVRELMDIGEAREKYARGLAISLSDKQINDQLLNRLRNALEPHRSGTIPVHLYYQKDDARAKLKFGVVWRVTPVDPLLNDLRTLLGSEQVELEFD